The following are from one region of the Prionailurus bengalensis isolate Pbe53 chromosome A2, Fcat_Pben_1.1_paternal_pri, whole genome shotgun sequence genome:
- the PGAM2 gene encoding phosphoglycerate mutase 2, which translates to MSTHRLVMVRHGESTWNQENRFCGWFDAELSEKGAQEAKKGAEAIRDAKMEFDICYTSVLKRAIRTLWTILDGTDQMWLPVVRTWRLNERHYGGLTGLNKAETAAKHGEEQVKIWRRSFDIPPPPMDEKHPYYSSISKERRYAGLKPGELPTCESLKDTIARALPFWNEEIAPQIKAGKRVLIAAHGNSLRGIVKHLEGMSDQAIMELNLPTGIPIVYELDQALKPTKPMRFLGDEETVRKAMEAVAAQGKAK; encoded by the exons ATGTCCACCCACCGCCTCGTGATGGTTCGGCACGGTGAGAGCACCTGGAACCAGGAGAACCGCTTCTGTGGCTGGTTCGATGCAGAGCTGAGTGAGAAGGGGGCCCAGGAGGCCAAGAAGGGCGCCGAGGCCATCAGGGACGCCAAGATGGAGTTTGACATCTGCTACACGTCGGTGCTGAAGCGAGCCATCCGCACCCTCTGGACCATCCTGGACGGCACAGACCAGATGTGGCTGCCCGTGGTGCGCACCTGGCGCCTCAACGAGAGGCACTACGGAGGCCTCACAGGCCTCAACAAGGCAGAGACAGCCGCCAAGCACGGCGAGGAGCAGGTGAAGATCTGGAGGCGTTCCTTCGACATCCCGCCGCCCCCCATGGACGAGAAGCACCCCTACTACAGCTCCATCAGCAAG GAGCGGCGGTATGCAGGCCTGAAGCCCGGGGAGCTGCCTACGTGTGAGAGCCTGAAGGACACCATCGCCCGGGCCCTCCCCTTCTGGAACGAGGAGATCGCCCCCCAGATCAAGGCTGGCAAGAGAGTGCTCATCGCCGCCCATGGGAACAGCCTGCGGGGCATCGTCAAACATCTGGAAG GGATGTCAGACCAGGCCATCATGGAGCTGAACCTGCCCACGGGGATCCCCATCGTGTACGAGCTGGACCAGGCACTGAAGCCCACCAAGCCCATGCGGTTCCTGGGTGATGAAGAAACTGTGCGGAAAGCCATGGAGGCTGTGGCTGCCCAGGGCAAGGCCAAGTGA
- the POLM gene encoding DNA-directed DNA/RNA polymerase mu isoform X3 yields the protein MEEGRRARGARWEPGGLHSASRGLSCLRLDRLARDRQVPLPLPASLRRFPSNFRVPSFRRPPAARARMLPKRRRAWVGSPGGPAPSAARFPGIAIYLAEPRMGRSRRAFLTRLALSKGFRVLDAYSSEVTHVVMEQTSAEEASTWKEHRAVAGSPQGRTSPVLLDISWFTESMAAGEPVPVEPRHCLEEPLEMLAEAAGFEGSEGRFLSFYRAASVLKALPSRVTAMSQLQGLPHFGEHSCRVIQEVLAQGVCEEVERIRCSERYQTMKLFTGIFGVGVKTADRWYREGLRTLDSLQEQPQRLTQQQKAGLLHYQDLSVPLQRPQVEALQRVVEAAVGHILPGATVTLAGGFRRGKLQGHDVDFLLTHPQEGREAGLLSRVMHSLQSQGLVLYHQHHHGHCADAACPPRQNHAMDGFERTFCIFCLPSPPGAAVGGARRAVRVDLVVVPVSQFPYALLGWTGSKHFQRELRRFSRKERGLWLNSHGLFDPQQKKHFHAASEEDIFRHLGLEYLPPEQRNA from the exons ATGGAGGAGGGGCGTCGCGCGCGCGGAGCTCGTTGGGAGCCTGGGGGCCTACACAGCGCTTCTAGGGGCCTAAGTTGCCTGCGGCTGGACCGGCTCGCACGAGACCGCCAGGTGCCGCTTCCCCTTCCAGCCAGCCTCCGCCGCTTTCCTTCCAACTTTCGCGTGCCTTCTTTCCGGCGCCCGCCCGCGGCCAGAGCCAGGATGCTTCCGAAGCGGCGGCGAGCGTGGGTCGGGTCCCCTGGCGGTCCTGCCCCCTCCGCGGCGCGCTTCCCCGGTATTGCCATCTACCTGGCCGAGCCGCGCATGGGTCGCAGCCGCCGGGCCTTCCTCACGCGCCTGGCCCTCTCCAAGGGCTTCCGGGTCCTGGATGCCTACAG ctctgAGGTGACACATGTGGTGATGGAACAGACCTCAGCGGAGGAGGCCAGCACCTGGAAGGAGCACAGGGCGGTGGCAGGCTCTCCGCAGGGCCGCACCAGCCCAGTGCTGCTGGACATAAGCTGGTTCACGGAAAGCATGGCAGCTGGGGAGCCCGTGCCTGTGGAGCCCCGGCACTGCCTGGAG GAGCCTCTGGAGATGCTGGCGGAGGCGGCTGGCTTTGAGGGCAGTGAAGGCCGCTTCCTCTCCTTCTACAGAGCGGCCTCGGTGCTCAAGGCCCTTCCGAGCCGGGTCACAGCCATGAGCCAGCTGCAGGGGCTGCCCCACTTTGGAGAACATTCCTGCAGGGTCATCCAG GAAGTGCTGGCACAGGGAGTATgtgaggaggtggagagaatCCGATGCTCAGAGAGGTACCAGACCATGAAG CTTTTCACCGGGATCTTCGGGGTTGGGGTAAAGACTGCTGACCGGTGGTACCGAGAAGGGCTGCGGACCCTCGACAGCCTCCAAGAGCAGCCCCAGAGGCTGACCCAGCAGCAGAAAGCAG GACTCCTGCACTACCAGGACCTGAGTGTGCCGCTCCAGCGACCCCAAGTGGAGGCCCTGCAGCGGGTGGTGGAGGCAGCCGTGGGGCACATCCTTCCCGGGGCCACCGTCACGCTGGCCGGGGGCTTTCGGAG GGGCAAGTTGCAGGGCCACGACGTGGATTTCCTCCTCACCCACCCCCAGGAGGGCCGGGAGGCAGGGCTGCTGTCCAGAGTGATGCACAGCCTGCAGAGTCAG ggcCTTGTCCTgtaccaccagcaccaccacgGCCACTGTGCAGATGCCGCCTGCCCGCCCCGGCAGAACCATGCCATGGACGGCTTTGAGAGAACCTTCTGTATCTTCTGCCTGCCTTCACCCCCAGGGGCTGCTGTGGGGGGCGCCCGGAGGGCCGTGCGGGTAGACCTGGTGGTGGTCCCTGTCAGCCAGTTCCCCTATGCCCTGCTGGGCTGGACCGGCTCGAAG CATTTCCAGCGGGAGCTGCGCCGCTTCAGCCGGAAGGAGAGAGGGCTGTGGCTGAACAGCCATGGGCTGTTTGACCCCCAGCAG AAGAAACATTTCCATGCAGCTTCAGAGGAAGACATCTTCAGACACCTGGGCCTGGAGTACCTTCCCCCAGAGCAGAGAAATGCCTGA
- the POLM gene encoding DNA-directed DNA/RNA polymerase mu isoform X2: MEEGRRARGARWEPGGLHSASRGLSCLRLDRLARDRQVPLPLPASLRRFPSNFRVPSFRRPPAARARMLPKRRRAWVGSPGGPAPSAARFPGIAIYLAEPRMGRSRRAFLTRLALSKGFRVLDAYSSEVTHVVMEQTSAEEASTWKEHRAVAGSPQGRTSPVLLDISWFTESMAAGEPVPVEPRHCLEVAMPRKGLPGSVWMPQYACQRPTPLTHHNSSLTEPLEMLAEAAGFEGSEGRFLSFYRAASVLKALPSRVTAMSQLQGLPHFGEHSCRVIQEVLAQGVCEEVERIRCSERYQTMKLFTGIFGVGVKTADRWYREGLRTLDSLQEQPQRLTQQQKAGLLHYQDLSVPLQRPQVEALQRVVEAAVGHILPGATVTLAGGFRRGKLQGHDVDFLLTHPQEGREAGLLSRVMHSLQSQHHHGHCADAACPPRQNHAMDGFERTFCIFCLPSPPGAAVGGARRAVRVDLVVVPVSQFPYALLGWTGSKHFQRELRRFSRKERGLWLNSHGLFDPQQKKHFHAASEEDIFRHLGLEYLPPEQRNA; this comes from the exons ATGGAGGAGGGGCGTCGCGCGCGCGGAGCTCGTTGGGAGCCTGGGGGCCTACACAGCGCTTCTAGGGGCCTAAGTTGCCTGCGGCTGGACCGGCTCGCACGAGACCGCCAGGTGCCGCTTCCCCTTCCAGCCAGCCTCCGCCGCTTTCCTTCCAACTTTCGCGTGCCTTCTTTCCGGCGCCCGCCCGCGGCCAGAGCCAGGATGCTTCCGAAGCGGCGGCGAGCGTGGGTCGGGTCCCCTGGCGGTCCTGCCCCCTCCGCGGCGCGCTTCCCCGGTATTGCCATCTACCTGGCCGAGCCGCGCATGGGTCGCAGCCGCCGGGCCTTCCTCACGCGCCTGGCCCTCTCCAAGGGCTTCCGGGTCCTGGATGCCTACAG ctctgAGGTGACACATGTGGTGATGGAACAGACCTCAGCGGAGGAGGCCAGCACCTGGAAGGAGCACAGGGCGGTGGCAGGCTCTCCGCAGGGCCGCACCAGCCCAGTGCTGCTGGACATAAGCTGGTTCACGGAAAGCATGGCAGCTGGGGAGCCCGTGCCTGTGGAGCCCCGGCACTGCCTGGAG GTGGCCATGCCCAGGAAAGGGCTGCCAGGCTCAGTATGGATGCCACAGTATGCCTGCCAGCGCCCCACTCCCCTCACACACCACAACAGCAGCCTCACG GAGCCTCTGGAGATGCTGGCGGAGGCGGCTGGCTTTGAGGGCAGTGAAGGCCGCTTCCTCTCCTTCTACAGAGCGGCCTCGGTGCTCAAGGCCCTTCCGAGCCGGGTCACAGCCATGAGCCAGCTGCAGGGGCTGCCCCACTTTGGAGAACATTCCTGCAGGGTCATCCAG GAAGTGCTGGCACAGGGAGTATgtgaggaggtggagagaatCCGATGCTCAGAGAGGTACCAGACCATGAAG CTTTTCACCGGGATCTTCGGGGTTGGGGTAAAGACTGCTGACCGGTGGTACCGAGAAGGGCTGCGGACCCTCGACAGCCTCCAAGAGCAGCCCCAGAGGCTGACCCAGCAGCAGAAAGCAG GACTCCTGCACTACCAGGACCTGAGTGTGCCGCTCCAGCGACCCCAAGTGGAGGCCCTGCAGCGGGTGGTGGAGGCAGCCGTGGGGCACATCCTTCCCGGGGCCACCGTCACGCTGGCCGGGGGCTTTCGGAG GGGCAAGTTGCAGGGCCACGACGTGGATTTCCTCCTCACCCACCCCCAGGAGGGCCGGGAGGCAGGGCTGCTGTCCAGAGTGATGCACAGCCTGCAGAGTCAG caccaccacgGCCACTGTGCAGATGCCGCCTGCCCGCCCCGGCAGAACCATGCCATGGACGGCTTTGAGAGAACCTTCTGTATCTTCTGCCTGCCTTCACCCCCAGGGGCTGCTGTGGGGGGCGCCCGGAGGGCCGTGCGGGTAGACCTGGTGGTGGTCCCTGTCAGCCAGTTCCCCTATGCCCTGCTGGGCTGGACCGGCTCGAAG CATTTCCAGCGGGAGCTGCGCCGCTTCAGCCGGAAGGAGAGAGGGCTGTGGCTGAACAGCCATGGGCTGTTTGACCCCCAGCAG AAGAAACATTTCCATGCAGCTTCAGAGGAAGACATCTTCAGACACCTGGGCCTGGAGTACCTTCCCCCAGAGCAGAGAAATGCCTGA
- the POLM gene encoding DNA-directed DNA/RNA polymerase mu isoform X1, translating into MEEGRRARGARWEPGGLHSASRGLSCLRLDRLARDRQVPLPLPASLRRFPSNFRVPSFRRPPAARARMLPKRRRAWVGSPGGPAPSAARFPGIAIYLAEPRMGRSRRAFLTRLALSKGFRVLDAYSSEVTHVVMEQTSAEEASTWKEHRAVAGSPQGRTSPVLLDISWFTESMAAGEPVPVEPRHCLEVAMPRKGLPGSVWMPQYACQRPTPLTHHNSSLTEPLEMLAEAAGFEGSEGRFLSFYRAASVLKALPSRVTAMSQLQGLPHFGEHSCRVIQEVLAQGVCEEVERIRCSERYQTMKLFTGIFGVGVKTADRWYREGLRTLDSLQEQPQRLTQQQKAGLLHYQDLSVPLQRPQVEALQRVVEAAVGHILPGATVTLAGGFRRGKLQGHDVDFLLTHPQEGREAGLLSRVMHSLQSQGLVLYHQHHHGHCADAACPPRQNHAMDGFERTFCIFCLPSPPGAAVGGARRAVRVDLVVVPVSQFPYALLGWTGSKHFQRELRRFSRKERGLWLNSHGLFDPQQKKHFHAASEEDIFRHLGLEYLPPEQRNA; encoded by the exons ATGGAGGAGGGGCGTCGCGCGCGCGGAGCTCGTTGGGAGCCTGGGGGCCTACACAGCGCTTCTAGGGGCCTAAGTTGCCTGCGGCTGGACCGGCTCGCACGAGACCGCCAGGTGCCGCTTCCCCTTCCAGCCAGCCTCCGCCGCTTTCCTTCCAACTTTCGCGTGCCTTCTTTCCGGCGCCCGCCCGCGGCCAGAGCCAGGATGCTTCCGAAGCGGCGGCGAGCGTGGGTCGGGTCCCCTGGCGGTCCTGCCCCCTCCGCGGCGCGCTTCCCCGGTATTGCCATCTACCTGGCCGAGCCGCGCATGGGTCGCAGCCGCCGGGCCTTCCTCACGCGCCTGGCCCTCTCCAAGGGCTTCCGGGTCCTGGATGCCTACAG ctctgAGGTGACACATGTGGTGATGGAACAGACCTCAGCGGAGGAGGCCAGCACCTGGAAGGAGCACAGGGCGGTGGCAGGCTCTCCGCAGGGCCGCACCAGCCCAGTGCTGCTGGACATAAGCTGGTTCACGGAAAGCATGGCAGCTGGGGAGCCCGTGCCTGTGGAGCCCCGGCACTGCCTGGAG GTGGCCATGCCCAGGAAAGGGCTGCCAGGCTCAGTATGGATGCCACAGTATGCCTGCCAGCGCCCCACTCCCCTCACACACCACAACAGCAGCCTCACG GAGCCTCTGGAGATGCTGGCGGAGGCGGCTGGCTTTGAGGGCAGTGAAGGCCGCTTCCTCTCCTTCTACAGAGCGGCCTCGGTGCTCAAGGCCCTTCCGAGCCGGGTCACAGCCATGAGCCAGCTGCAGGGGCTGCCCCACTTTGGAGAACATTCCTGCAGGGTCATCCAG GAAGTGCTGGCACAGGGAGTATgtgaggaggtggagagaatCCGATGCTCAGAGAGGTACCAGACCATGAAG CTTTTCACCGGGATCTTCGGGGTTGGGGTAAAGACTGCTGACCGGTGGTACCGAGAAGGGCTGCGGACCCTCGACAGCCTCCAAGAGCAGCCCCAGAGGCTGACCCAGCAGCAGAAAGCAG GACTCCTGCACTACCAGGACCTGAGTGTGCCGCTCCAGCGACCCCAAGTGGAGGCCCTGCAGCGGGTGGTGGAGGCAGCCGTGGGGCACATCCTTCCCGGGGCCACCGTCACGCTGGCCGGGGGCTTTCGGAG GGGCAAGTTGCAGGGCCACGACGTGGATTTCCTCCTCACCCACCCCCAGGAGGGCCGGGAGGCAGGGCTGCTGTCCAGAGTGATGCACAGCCTGCAGAGTCAG ggcCTTGTCCTgtaccaccagcaccaccacgGCCACTGTGCAGATGCCGCCTGCCCGCCCCGGCAGAACCATGCCATGGACGGCTTTGAGAGAACCTTCTGTATCTTCTGCCTGCCTTCACCCCCAGGGGCTGCTGTGGGGGGCGCCCGGAGGGCCGTGCGGGTAGACCTGGTGGTGGTCCCTGTCAGCCAGTTCCCCTATGCCCTGCTGGGCTGGACCGGCTCGAAG CATTTCCAGCGGGAGCTGCGCCGCTTCAGCCGGAAGGAGAGAGGGCTGTGGCTGAACAGCCATGGGCTGTTTGACCCCCAGCAG AAGAAACATTTCCATGCAGCTTCAGAGGAAGACATCTTCAGACACCTGGGCCTGGAGTACCTTCCCCCAGAGCAGAGAAATGCCTGA
- the POLM gene encoding DNA-directed DNA/RNA polymerase mu isoform X4, protein MEEGRRARGARWEPGGLHSASRGLSCLRLDRLARDRQVPLPLPASLRRFPSNFRVPSFRRPPAARARMLPKRRRAWVGSPGGPAPSAARFPGIAIYLAEPRMGRSRRAFLTRLALSKGFRVLDAYSSEVTHVVMEQTSAEEASTWKEHRAVAGSPQGRTSPVLLDISWFTESMAAGEPVPVEPRHCLEEPLEMLAEAAGFEGSEGRFLSFYRAASVLKALPSRVTAMSQLQGLPHFGEHSCRVIQEVLAQGVCEEVERIRCSERYQTMKLFTGIFGVGVKTADRWYREGLRTLDSLQEQPQRLTQQQKAGLLHYQDLSVPLQRPQVEALQRVVEAAVGHILPGATVTLAGGFRRGKLQGHDVDFLLTHPQEGREAGLLSRVMHSLQSQHHHGHCADAACPPRQNHAMDGFERTFCIFCLPSPPGAAVGGARRAVRVDLVVVPVSQFPYALLGWTGSKHFQRELRRFSRKERGLWLNSHGLFDPQQKKHFHAASEEDIFRHLGLEYLPPEQRNA, encoded by the exons ATGGAGGAGGGGCGTCGCGCGCGCGGAGCTCGTTGGGAGCCTGGGGGCCTACACAGCGCTTCTAGGGGCCTAAGTTGCCTGCGGCTGGACCGGCTCGCACGAGACCGCCAGGTGCCGCTTCCCCTTCCAGCCAGCCTCCGCCGCTTTCCTTCCAACTTTCGCGTGCCTTCTTTCCGGCGCCCGCCCGCGGCCAGAGCCAGGATGCTTCCGAAGCGGCGGCGAGCGTGGGTCGGGTCCCCTGGCGGTCCTGCCCCCTCCGCGGCGCGCTTCCCCGGTATTGCCATCTACCTGGCCGAGCCGCGCATGGGTCGCAGCCGCCGGGCCTTCCTCACGCGCCTGGCCCTCTCCAAGGGCTTCCGGGTCCTGGATGCCTACAG ctctgAGGTGACACATGTGGTGATGGAACAGACCTCAGCGGAGGAGGCCAGCACCTGGAAGGAGCACAGGGCGGTGGCAGGCTCTCCGCAGGGCCGCACCAGCCCAGTGCTGCTGGACATAAGCTGGTTCACGGAAAGCATGGCAGCTGGGGAGCCCGTGCCTGTGGAGCCCCGGCACTGCCTGGAG GAGCCTCTGGAGATGCTGGCGGAGGCGGCTGGCTTTGAGGGCAGTGAAGGCCGCTTCCTCTCCTTCTACAGAGCGGCCTCGGTGCTCAAGGCCCTTCCGAGCCGGGTCACAGCCATGAGCCAGCTGCAGGGGCTGCCCCACTTTGGAGAACATTCCTGCAGGGTCATCCAG GAAGTGCTGGCACAGGGAGTATgtgaggaggtggagagaatCCGATGCTCAGAGAGGTACCAGACCATGAAG CTTTTCACCGGGATCTTCGGGGTTGGGGTAAAGACTGCTGACCGGTGGTACCGAGAAGGGCTGCGGACCCTCGACAGCCTCCAAGAGCAGCCCCAGAGGCTGACCCAGCAGCAGAAAGCAG GACTCCTGCACTACCAGGACCTGAGTGTGCCGCTCCAGCGACCCCAAGTGGAGGCCCTGCAGCGGGTGGTGGAGGCAGCCGTGGGGCACATCCTTCCCGGGGCCACCGTCACGCTGGCCGGGGGCTTTCGGAG GGGCAAGTTGCAGGGCCACGACGTGGATTTCCTCCTCACCCACCCCCAGGAGGGCCGGGAGGCAGGGCTGCTGTCCAGAGTGATGCACAGCCTGCAGAGTCAG caccaccacgGCCACTGTGCAGATGCCGCCTGCCCGCCCCGGCAGAACCATGCCATGGACGGCTTTGAGAGAACCTTCTGTATCTTCTGCCTGCCTTCACCCCCAGGGGCTGCTGTGGGGGGCGCCCGGAGGGCCGTGCGGGTAGACCTGGTGGTGGTCCCTGTCAGCCAGTTCCCCTATGCCCTGCTGGGCTGGACCGGCTCGAAG CATTTCCAGCGGGAGCTGCGCCGCTTCAGCCGGAAGGAGAGAGGGCTGTGGCTGAACAGCCATGGGCTGTTTGACCCCCAGCAG AAGAAACATTTCCATGCAGCTTCAGAGGAAGACATCTTCAGACACCTGGGCCTGGAGTACCTTCCCCCAGAGCAGAGAAATGCCTGA